The Panicum hallii strain FIL2 chromosome 9, PHallii_v3.1, whole genome shotgun sequence genome has a window encoding:
- the LOC112875473 gene encoding alkaline ceramidase, producing the protein MADSMVASFWGPVTSTTELCEENYAHSSYIAEFYNTISNVPCVLLALIGLVNAFRQGFEKRFSVLHISNMILAIGSMIFHATLQHVLQQSDETPMVWEILLYMYVLYSPDWHYRSTMPTFLFLYGAAFAVVHFFARFQLVFKLHYIGLCLLCIPRMYKYYIQTKDVAAKRLAKLWVLTLTLGTLCWLVDRICCKKLSHWYVNPQGHAWWHVLMGLNSYYANTFLMFCRAQQRGWEPRITHLLGFLPYVKVQKPEKRE; encoded by the exons ATGGCGGATTCAATGGTAGCGAGCTTCTGGGGTCCTGTTACATCAACGACCGAGTTGTGCGAGGAGAATTATGCACACTCATCATATATTGCAGAATTCTACAATACCATCTCTAATGTTCCATGCGTTCTTTTGGCGCTTATTGGACTGGTGAATGCTTTCCGCCAAGGTTTTGAGAAACGGTTCAGTGTCCTGCACATATCCAATATGATACTTGCTATTGGGAGTATGATTTTCCATGCCACCTTGCAACATGT CCTACAACAGAGTGATGAGACTCCAATGGTGTGGGAGATCCTTCTATATATGTATGTCCTCTATTCACCGGACTGGCATTACAGGAGCACCATGCCTACATTCCTTTTCCTATATGGTGCTGCCTTCGCTGTAGTTCATTTCTTTGCCCGGTTCCAACTAGTATTCAAGTTGCATTACATTGGCCTCTGCCTCCTCTGCATCCCTCGGATGTACAAGTACTACATACAGACAAAAGACGTGGCTGCGAAGCGGCTTGCGAAGCTGTGGGTTCTTACATTAACCCTTGGAACTCTCTGCTGGCTAGTTGATCGCATCTGCTGTAAGAAGCTTTCACATTGGTATGTCAACCCCCAGGGGCACGCATGGTGGCATGTGCTCATGGGCCTTAACTCATACTATGCGAACACATTCCTAATGTTCTGTCGGGCTCAGCAACGCGGGTGGGAGCCAAGGATTACCCACCTTCTTggatttttgccttatgtcaaGGTCCAGAAACCAGAAAAGAGGGAATGA
- the LOC112875104 gene encoding zinc finger CCCH domain-containing protein 24: MMNSMPISASPAAGVDGGAVAAGTPRKNATAAAAVAEMARHLTVDTDDAFAGLLELAADDDAEGLRRALEHAPPAAADEAGLWYGRRKVLEHRTPLMVAATYGSLAALRLLVSLPSVDVNRRSGTDGTTALHCAASGGSRTAVEAVKLLLGAGADADATDDSGRRPADVISVPPKMFDAKFALQDLLGCPKAEHGMLRVVTRSTNSISSPVSSPTAEDARSPSAAVMMTTKFADLPRVATSEKKEYPVDPSLPDIKNSIYASDEFRMYSFKIRPCSRAYSHDWTECPFVHPGENARRRDPRKYHYSCVPCPDFRKGVCRRGDMCEYAHGVFECWLHPAQYRTRLCKDGTSCNRRVCFFAHTTDELRPLYVSTGSAVPSPRASATAAMEMAAAMGLMPGSPSSVSAVMTPFTPPMSPSGNGMPPSLGWQQPNVPTLHLPGSSLQSSRLRTSLSARDMPADDYSLMQDLDSQLMNDLCYSRLSSSTGNHSARTKSLNPSNLDDLFSAEMVSSPRYSNADQGALFSPSHKAAILNQFQQQQQALLSPINTGVYSPKAVDNQQLPSHSSLLQASLGISSPGRMSPRCVESGSPMNSHLAAALVQREKQQQQTMRSLSSRDLGPSAARASALVGSPLSSSWSKWGSPSGTPDWGVNGEELGKLRRSSSFELRSGGDDPDLSWVHTLVKESPPEKQVTTAESINSVGPSPLMPPGMNNGESSGLNTQLDGHDQAAAIGALLEQIQLDQQVGSLAT, from the coding sequence ATGATGAACAGCATGCCGATCTCTGCGTCCCCTGCGGCAGGagtcgacggcggcgcggtggcggccggcacgCCCAGGAAGaatgcgacggcggcggccgctgtCGCCGAGATGGCGAGGCATCTCACCGTCGACACGGATGACGCCTTCGCCGGCCTGCTGGAGCTCGCCGCTGACGACGACGCGGAGGGGCTGCGCCGCGCGCTGGAgcacgcgccgccggccgccgcggatGAGGCCGGCCTCTGGTACGGCCGCCGGAAggttctggagcatcgcacccCGCTGATGGTCGCCGCCACCTACGGGAGCCTCGCTGCGCTCCGCCTGCTGGTTTCTCTCCCCTCCGTCGATGTCAACCGCCGCTCCGGCACCGATGGCACCACCGCCCTCCACTGCGCCGCCTCTGGTGGCTCACGGACTGCAGTTGAGGCCGTCAAGCTGCTGCTCGGTGCAGGGGCAGACGCTGACGCCACGGATGACTCTGGGCGCCGTCCGGCTGATGTGATCTCTGTGCCGCCGAAGATGTTTGACGCCAAGTTTGccctccaagatcttcttggaTGCCCGAAGGCTGAGCATGGCATGCTCCGGGTGGTGACAAGGTCCACCAACTCGATCTCATCACCCGTTTCATCCCCCACTGCAGAGGATGCACGCTCTCCATCTGCTGCTGTGATGATGACGACAAAGTTTGCTGACCTGCCTAGGGTTGCGACATCGGAGAAGAAGGAATATCCAGTGGATCCATCTCTTCCAGATATCAAGAACAGCATCTATGCCTCTGATGAGTTCCGCATGTACTCGTTCAAGATCCGCCCTTGTTCGCGGGCATACTCGCATGACTGGACCGAGTGCCCCTTTGTCCACCCAGGAGAGAATGCTCGGCGCCGGGACCCCCGCAAGTACCACTACAGTTGTGTGCCATGCCCAGACTTCAGGAAAGGCGTGTGCCGGCGCGGTGACATGTGTGAGTATGCTCATGGAGTATTTGAGTGCTGGCTCCATCCAGCACAGTACCGTACACGGCTTTGCAAGGATGGTACAAGCTGTAACCGGCGTGTCTGTTTCTTTGCCCACACAACTGATGAGCTCCGCCCACTGTATGTCTCCACTGGATCTGCTGTACCATCCCCAAGGGCTTCAGCAACAGCTGCGATGGAGATGGCTGCAGCTATGGGCTTGATGCCTGGTTCCCCATCATCTGTTTCAGCAGTAATGACTCCATTTACGCCACCAATGTCCCCTTCAGGCAATGGGATGCCTCCTTCATTGGGGTGGCAGCAGCCAAATGTTCCAACATTACACCTTCCTGGCAGCAGCCTTCAGTCGAGCAGGCTCCGAACATCACTTAGTGCAAGGGATATGCCTGCCGATGACTACTCCCTGATGCAGGATCTTGATTCCCAGCTTATGAATGATCTGTGCTATTCACGTCTCAGTTCATCCACAGGGAACCACTCTGCTCGAACCAAGTCCCTGAATCCGTCAAACCTGGACGATCTCTTCTCTGCCGAGATGGTCTCATCCCCGAGGTATAGTAATGCTGACCAGGGTGCTTTGTTTTCACCTTCTCACAAGGCTGCTATCCTGAATCAgttccagcagcagcagcaagcactGCTTTCTCCAATCAACACTGGAGTATACTCACCAAAGGCTGTGGACAACCAGCAGTTGCCTTCACACTCATCCCTGTTGCAAGCATCACTTGGGATATCCTCCCCTGGCCGGATGTCTCCTCGATGTGTCGAATCAGGTTCCCCAATGAACTCCCACCTAGCTGCTGCTCTTGTTCAGCGTGAGAAACAGCAGCAGCAAACAATGAGGAGTCTCAGTTCTCGTGATCTTGGGCCTAGTGCAGCACGAGCATCAGCTCTTGTTGGTTCCCCTCTAAGCTCATCATGGTCCAAGTGGGGATCTCCTTCAGGGACACCAGATTGGGGTGTAAATGGTGAAGAATTGGGTAAGCTCCGCCGCTCATCGTCCTTTGAGCTGAGGTCTGGTGGTGATGACCCTGATCTCTCATGGGTACATACACTGGTTAAGGAATCTCCACCAGAGAAGCAAGTAACTACAGCTGAATCCATTAACTCTGTTGGACCCTCACCGCTAATGCCTCCCGGCATGAACAACGGTGAAAGTTCTGGTCTGAACACACAGCTTGATGGACATGACCAAGCTGCGGCTATAGGAGCATTGCTTGAGcagattcagcttgatcagcagGTTGGTAGTCTAGCAACATAG
- the LOC112872837 gene encoding protein yippee-like At3g08990 isoform X1 has product MDCGRGTPILELDDAHGNVYRCKHCRTHLALADDIVSKDFYCKDGKAYLFDKVVNVSVGEKEDRMMLTGMHTVSDIFCVRCAVILGWKYEVAFERTQKYKEGKFILSSRDQLLGPE; this is encoded by the exons ATGGATTGCGGCAGGGGCACGCCGATCCTCGAGCTCGACGACGCGCACGGCAACGTCTACCGCTGCaagcactgccgcacccaccTAGCTCTCGCCGACGACATCGTCTCCAAG GATTTCTACTGCAAGGACGGGAAGGCTTACCTCTTCGATAAGGT TGTGAACGTGAGTGTTGGAGAAAAAGAGGATCGTATGATGCTCACAGGGATGCATACCGTTTCTGACATCTTTTGTGTCCGCTGCGCAGTGATTCTTGGATGGAAATAT GAGGTTGCGTTTGAGAGGACCCAGAAGTACAAGGAAGGGAAATTTATTCTGtccag CAGGGATCAGCTGCTGGGGCCTGAATGA
- the LOC112872837 gene encoding protein yippee-like At3g08990 isoform X2, which yields MDCGRGTPILELDDAHGNVYRCKHCRTHLALADDIVSKDFYCKDGKAYLFDKVVNVSVGEKEDRMMLTGMHTVSDIFCVRCAVILGWKYEVAFERTQKYKEGKFILSRDQLLGPE from the exons ATGGATTGCGGCAGGGGCACGCCGATCCTCGAGCTCGACGACGCGCACGGCAACGTCTACCGCTGCaagcactgccgcacccaccTAGCTCTCGCCGACGACATCGTCTCCAAG GATTTCTACTGCAAGGACGGGAAGGCTTACCTCTTCGATAAGGT TGTGAACGTGAGTGTTGGAGAAAAAGAGGATCGTATGATGCTCACAGGGATGCATACCGTTTCTGACATCTTTTGTGTCCGCTGCGCAGTGATTCTTGGATGGAAATAT GAGGTTGCGTTTGAGAGGACCCAGAAGTACAAGGAAGGGAAATTTATTCTGtccag GGATCAGCTGCTGGGGCCTGAATGA
- the LOC112876016 gene encoding protein yippee-like, which translates to MGRLFLTHLDGNVYSCKHCNTHLGLAGDIISKAFHCKNGKAYLFHKVVNVTPGVKEDRMMMTGMHTVCDIFCVGCGSIVGWKYEAAHEKSQRYKEGKYILERFKVSGPDGSQYWIAHDAHLVGSDADDI; encoded by the exons ATGGGGCGGCTGTTCCTGACGCACCTGGACGGCAACGTCTACAGCTGCAAGCACTGCAACACCCACCTCGGCCTTGCCGGCGACATCATCTCCAAG GCCTTCCACTGCAAGAACGGGAAGGCCTACCTCTTCCATAAGGT TGTCAATGTGACTCCTGGAGTAAAAGAAGATCGCATGATGATGACAGGAATGCATACTGTTTGTGATATCTTCTGTGTTGGCTGTGGATCCATTGTTGGATGGAAATAT GAAGCTGCACATGAGAAGAGCCAGAGGTACAAGGAAGGAAAGTATATCCTGGAGAG GTTCAAGGTGTCAGGCCCAGACGGAAGCCAGTACTGGATTGCACATGATGCTCATTTGGTCGGAAGTGACGCCGACGATATATGA
- the LOC112877079 gene encoding putative ABC1 protein At2g40090: MWRRAATAALSLGAGAGAVAVASTEDPAATLKVCAHLPPRLLRDSVTAATIAFDYKWSLWGLEPGSPAWQSAKHDTHLRSANRLQELCFRNGGIYIKLGQHIAQLEYVVPEEYVQTMRESMLKRCPVSSYEEVRGVFAKDLGESPETVFAEFDPVPLASASLAQVHAARTHDGQKVAVKVQHDHLTDTSVVDIATVDLLVNALHYIFPTFDYRWLVDEVRESAPKELDFLNEAKNSEKCLDNFRRLSPHIADSIYAPKVYWNLSTSRILTMEFMDAKEVTDVHGIKAIGIHPVDVSNLVSKAFAEMIFKHGFVHCDPHAANMMVRPMPQDSRKSFGWKRPQLVLLDHGLYKELDCTTRISYASLWKALVFADAKAIKENSVKLGAGEDLHALFAGVLTMRPWQRVIDPSPDHLVLDKKTTDYSELQNYASLYFSEISELLRRLPRVILLMLKTNDCLRAVNHALVGGTSLESFMIIGRVSSEAVLDAKRMSKRSFLNRLMIWLEEVMLEARFFSLELMLCFMELRKLLPS; the protein is encoded by the exons atgtggcgacgggcggcgacggcggcgctgtcgctgggcgccggcgccggcgcggtggCGGTCGCCAGCACCGAGGACCCCGCCGCGACGCTCAAGGTCTGCGCGCACCTGCCCCCTCGCCTCCTCCGCGATTCCGTCACGGCGGCCACCATCGCGTTCGACTACAAGTGGTCCCTCTGGGGCCTCGAGCCGGGCAGCCCCGCTTGGCAGAGCGCCAAGCACGACACCCACCTCCGCTCCGCCAACCGGCTCCAGGAGCTCTGCTTCCGCAACGGCGGCATCTACATCAAGCTCGGCCAGCACATCGCCCAGCTG GAGTATGTCGTGCCAGAGGAGTACGTGCAGACGATGAGGGAATCGATGCTGAAGAGGTGCCCGGTCTCGTCGTACGAGGAGGTCCGCGGGGTGTTCGCCAAGGATCTAGGAGAATCGCCAGAAACT GTTTTTGCAGAATTTGATCCTGTCCCACTTGCAAGTGCTTCTCTTGCCCAAGTCCATGCTGCACGAACCCATGATGGGCAAAAAGTTGCTGTTAAG GTTCAGCACGATCACCTGACAGATACCAGTGTTGTAGATATAGCTACTGTGGATTTGTTAGTGAATGCTCTGCACTATATTTTCCCTACATTTGACTACAG GTGGTTAGTTGATGAAGTTCGAGAAAGTGCCCCTAAG GAATTGGATTTCCTGAATGAGGCCAAAAACAGCGAAAAATGTTTGGATAACTTTAGAAGGCTGTCTCCTCACATTGCGGATAGTATCTATGCTCCCAAGGTTTATTGGAATCTCAGCACATCTAGAATTCTCACCATGGAGTTTATGGATGCCAAGGAGGTAACTGATGTTCATGGCATTAAAGCAATTGGAATTCACCCTGTTGATGTTTCTAACCTA GTCAGTAAAGCATTTGCCGAGATGATTTTCAAGCATGGTTTTGTTCATTGTGATCCCCATGCTGCCAATATGATGGTCCGACCCATGCCACAAGACAGCAGGAAAAGTTTTG GTTGGAAAAGGCCGCAATTGGTTCTTCTCGATCATGGTCTttacaaagagcttgattgtaCTACTAGGATAAGCTATGCTTCTCTTTGGAAG GCACTTGTTTTTGCTGATGCAAAAGCAATTAAGGAGAACAGTGTCAAACTAGGAGCTGGGGAAGATCTTCATGCACTCTTTGCTGGTGTTCTCACTATGAGGCCATGGCAAAGGGTGATTGACCCATCTCCTGATCATCTTGTCCTAGACAAAAAAACGACTGATTATTCTGAACTACAG AATTATGCCTCCTTATATTTTTCTGAAATCTCGGAGCTGCTGAGGAGATTACCAAGGGTCATCTTGTTGATGCTTAAAACAAATGACTGTTTACGTGCAGTCAATCACGCCCTG GTTGGAGGCACTTCCTTGGAATCATTTATGATCATTGGACGTGTTTCTTCTGAAGCTGTGCTGGACGCTAAAAGGATGAGCAAGAGGTCCTTTCTAAATAGGTTGATGATATGGCTGGAGGAAGTTATGCTGGAAGCTCGATTCTTTAGTTTGGAGCTGATGTTGTGCTTTATGGAACTTAGGAAGTTGTTGCCCAGCTAA